One genomic segment of Odocoileus virginianus isolate 20LAN1187 ecotype Illinois chromosome 17, Ovbor_1.2, whole genome shotgun sequence includes these proteins:
- the LOC110140476 gene encoding angiotensin-converting enzyme isoform X1 has product MGAASGRRWPPLLLRLLLLLPPPPPVVLALDPALQPGNFTADEAGAQIFAASFNSSAEQVLFQSTAASWAHDTNITEENARRQEEAALLSQEFSEAWGQKAKDLFDPIWQNFTDPTLLRIIGAVRTLGPANLDLEKRQKYNALLSNMSRIYSTAKVCFPNKTAPCWSLDPELTNILASSRSYALLLYAWEGWHNAAGIPLKPLYQDFTALSNEAYKQDGFSDTGAYWRSWYDSPTFTEDLERLYQQLEPLYLNLHAYVRRALHRQYGDRYINLRGPIPAHLLGNMWAQSWENVYDMVVPFPDKPNLDVTSTMVQKGWNATHMFRVAEEFFTSLGLLPMPPEFWAESMLEKPSDGREVVCHASAWDFYNRKDFRIKQCTRVTMDQLSTVHHEMGHVQYYLQYKDQHVSLRRGANPGFHEAIGDVLALSVSTPAHLHKIGLLDQVANDTESDINYLLKMALEKIAFLPFGYLVDQWRWGVFSGRTPASLYNYDWWYLRTKYQGICPPVVRNETHFDAGAKFHVPNVTPYIRYFVSFVLQFQFHEALCKEAGHQGPLHQCDIYQSTQAGAKLRALLQAGSSRPWQEVLKDMVGSDNLDARPLLSYFQPVTQWLEEQNQQNGEVLGWPEYQWRPPMPDNYPEGIDLVSDEAEARKFVEEYDRRSQVVWNEYAEANWNYSTNISTDNSKLLMEKNLQMANHTVKYGTWARKFDVTNLQNATMKRIIKKIQDLERAALPVKELEEYNQILLDMETAYSVASVCHKNGTCLRLEPDLTKLMATSRNYQDLAWAWKSWRDNVGRSILPFFPKYVELTNKAARLNGYQDGGDSWRSMYEMPFLEEELEQLFQELQPLYLNLHAYVRRALHRHYGPEVINLEGPIPAHLLGNMWAQSWSNIYDLVAPFPSAPKMDATEAMIKQGWTPLRMFKEADNFFTSLGLLPMPPEFWNKSMLEKPTDGREVVCHASAWDFFNGKDFRIKQCTSVNMEDLVVAHHEMGHIQYFMQYKDLPVTFREGANPGFHEAIGDVLALSVSTPTHLHKINLLSSGDGGYEEDINFLMKMALDKIAFIPFSFLVDQWRWRVFDGSVTKENYNQEWWSLRLKYQGVCPPLARSQDDFDPGAKFHIPASVPYVRYFVSFIIQFQFHQALCQAAGHQGPLHKCDIYQSKEAGKLLADAMKLGFSQPWPEAMRLITGQSNMSAAAMMTYFKPLLDWLVTENGRHGEKLGWPQYNWTPNSARLEGSFAGSGRVNFLGLNLEEQQARVGQWVLLFLGVALLVATLGLTQRLFSIRHHSFRRPHRGPQFGSEVELRHS; this is encoded by the exons ATGGGGGCCGCGTCGGGTCGCCGGtggccgccgctgctgctgcggttgctgctgctgctgccgccgccgccgcccgtgGTCCTGGCGCTGGACCCCGCGTTGCAGCCGGGGAACTTTACCGCCGACGAGGCCGGGGCGCAGATCTTCGCAGCCAGCTTCAACTCGAGCGCCGAGCAGGTGCTGTTCCAGAGCACGGCCGCCAGCTGGGCGCACGACACCAACATCACCGAGGAGAACGCGCGGCGCCAG GAGGAAGCAGCCTTGCTCAGCCAGGAGTTTTCAGAGGCCTGGGGCCAGAAGGCCAAGGATCTGTTCGACCCGATCTGGCAGAACTTTACCGACCCCACACTGCTGCGCATCATCGGGGCCGTGCGCACCCTGGGCCCGGCCAACCTGGACCTAGAGAAGCGGCAGAAG TACAACGCTCTGCTAAGCAACATGAGCAGGATTTACTCCACCGCCAAGGTCTGCTTCCCCAACAAGACTGCCCCCTGCTGGTCCCTGGACCCAG AGCTCACCAACATCCTGGCTTCCTCACGAAGCTACGCCCTGCTGCTGTATGCCTGGGAGGGCTGGCACAATGCCGCGGGCATCCCACTGAAGCCCCTATACCAGGACTTCACTGCCCTCAGCAACGAGGCCTACAAGCAGGATG GCTTCTCGGACACAGGGGCCTACTGGCGCTCCTGGTATGACTCTCCCACCTTCACGGAGGATCTGGAGCGCCTCTACCAGCAGCTGGAGCCCCTCTACCTGAACCTCCATGCCTACGTCCGGCGCGCGCTGCACCGCCAATATGGGGACAGATACATCAACCTCAGGGGACCCATCCCGGCTCATCTGCTGG GGAACATGTGGGCCCAGAGCTGGGAGAACGTCTACGACATGGTGGTGCCCTTCCCTGACAAGCCCAATCTTGATGTCACCAGCACCATGGTGCAGAAG ggctGGAACGCCACACACATGTTCCGGGTGGCAGAGGAGTTCTTCACCTCCCTGGGGCTCTTGCCCATGCCACCCGAATTCTGGGCAGAATCCATGCTGGAGAAGCCAAGCGACGGGCGGGAGGTGGTGTGCCACGCGTCCGCCTGGGACTTCTACAACAGAAAGGACTTCAG gaTCAAGCAGTGCACGCGGGTCACTATGGACCAGCTGTCCACAGTGCACCATGAGATGGGCCACGTGCAGTACTACCTACAGTACAAGGACCAGCACGTCTCCCTGCGCCGAGGCGCCAACCCTGGCTTCCATGAGGCCATCGGGGATGTGCTGGCCCTCTCCGTCTCTACTCCTGCACACCTGCACAAGATCGGCCTGCTGGACCAGGTCGCCAACGACACAG AGAGCGACATCAACTACTTGTTAAAGATGGCACTGGAAAAAATTGCCTTCCTGCCCTTTGGCTACTTGGTGGACCAGTGGCGTTGGGGGGTCTTTAGTGGGCGAACCCCCGCTTCCCTCTACAACTATGACTGGTGGTATCTTCG AACCAAGTATCAGGGGATCTGTCCTCCGGTTGTCCGAAACGAAACCCACTTTGATGCTGGAGCCAAGTTTCACGTCCCAAATGTGACCCCATATATCAG GTACTTCGTGAGCTTTGTCCTGCAGTTCCAGTTCCACGAAGCGCTGTGCAAGGAAGCGGGCCACCAAGGCCCCCTGCACCAGTGTGACATCTACCAGTCCACCCAGGCGGGGGCCAAGCTCCG GGCGCTGCTGCAGGCAGGCTCCTCACGGCCCTGGCAGGAGGTGCTGAAGGACATGGTCGGCTCAGACAACCTGGACGCTAGGCCGCTGCTCAGCTACTTCCAGCCGGTCACACAGTGGCTCGAGGAGCAGAACCAGCAGAACGGCGAGGTCCTGGGCTGGCCGGAGTATCAGTGGCGCCCGCCGATGCCCGACAATTACCCAGAGGGCATTG ACCTGGTGTCCGACGAGGCCGAGGCCCGCAAGTTTGTGGAGGAATATGACCGGAGATCCCAGGTGGTGTGGAACGAGTATGCCGAGGCCAACTGGAACTACAGCACCAACATCAGCACAGACAACAGCAAGTTGCTG ATGGAGAAGAACTTACAGATGGCAAACCACACCGTCAAGTACGGCACCTGGGCCAGGAAGTTCGACGTGACCAACTTGCAGAATGCCACCATGAAGCGGATAATAAAGAAGATTCAGGATCTAGAGCGGGCGGCACTGCCCGTCAAGGAGCTGGAAGAG TACAACCAGATCCTGCTGGACATGGAGACCGCTTACAGCGTGGCCTCCGTGTGCCACAAAAACGGCACCTGCCTGCGACTCGAGCCTG ATCTAACCAAGCTGATGGCCACATCCCGGAATTATCAGGACCTGGCCTGGGCGTGGAAGAGCTGGCGTGACAATGTGGGGCGGTccatccttcccttcttccccaaATACGTGGAGCTCACCAACAAGGCCGCCAGGCTCAATG gcTACCAGGATGGCGGGGACTCCTGGAGGTCCATGTACGAGATGCCCTTCCTAGAGGAGGAGCTGGAGCAGCTGTTCCAGGAGCTGCAGCCGCTCTACCTGAACCTGCACGCCTACGTGCGCCGGGCCCTGCACCGCCACTACGGGCCCGAGGTCATCAACCTGGAGGGCCCCATCCCAGCCCACCTGCTCG GGAACATGTGGGCACAGAGCTGGTCCAACATCTATGACTTGGTGGCACCCTTCCCTTCAGCCCCCAAGATGGATGCCACGGAGGCCATGATAAAGCAG GGCTGGACACCCCTAAGGATGTTTAAGGAAGCAGACAATTTCTTCACCTCCCTCGGGCTGCTGCCCATGCCCCCCGAGTTCTGGAACAAGTCGATGCTGGAGAAGCCGACCGATGGGCGGGAAGTGGTGTGCCACGCCTCCGCCTGGGACTTCTTCAACGGCAAGGACTTCAG GATCAAGCAGTGCACCTCGGTGAACATGGAGGACCTGGTGGTGGCCCACCACGAAATGGGCCACATTCAGTACTTCATGCAGTACAAGGACTTGCCCGTGACCTTCCGGGAGGGAGCCAACCCTGGCTTTCACGAGGCCATTGGGGACGTGCTGGCCCTCTCTGTGTCTACCCCCACGCACCTGCACAAGATCAACCTGCTGAGCAGCGGGGACGGCGGCTACG AGGAGGACATCAACTTTCTGATGAAGATGGCACTTGACAAGATCGCCTTCATCCCCTTCAGCTTCCTCGTCGACCAGTGGCGCTGGAGGGTGTTCGACGGAAGTGTCACCAAGGAGAACTACAACCAGGAGTGGTGGAGCCTCAG GCTGAAGTACCAGGGGGTCTGTCCCCCACTGGCCAGATCTCAAGATGACTTTGACCCAGGGGCCAAGTTCCACATTCCTGCAAGTGTGCCTTATGTCAG GTACTTCGTCAGCTTCATCATCCAGTTCCAGTTCCACCAGGCGCTGTGTCAGGCGGCAGgccaccagggccccctgcacAAGTGTGACATCTACCAGTCCAAGGAGGCCGGGAAGCTCCTGGC GGATGCCATGAAGCTGGGCTTCAGTCAGCCGTGGCCCGAAGCCATGCGGCTGATCACGGGCCAGTCCAACATGTCTGCTGCCGCCATGATGACCTACTTCAAGCCGCTGCTGGACTGGCTCGTGACGGAGAACGGGCGGCACGGGGAGAAGCTGGGCTGGCCTCAGTACAACTGGACGCCAAACTCGG CTCGCCTGGAAGGCTCATTCGCGGGCTCTGGCCGCGTCAACTTCCTGGGCCTGAACCTGGAGGAGCAGCAGGCCCGCGTGGGCCAGTGGGTGCTGCTCTTCCTGGGCGTCGCCCTGCTGGTGGCCACGCTGGGCCTCACCCAGCGGCTCTTCAGCATCCGCCACCACAGCTTCCGCCGGCCCCACCGCGGGCCCCAGTTCGGCTCCGAGGTGGAGCTGAGACACTCCTGA
- the LOC110140476 gene encoding angiotensin-converting enzyme isoform X3, giving the protein MSPAPWCRRIKQCTRVTMDQLSTVHHEMGHVQYYLQYKDQHVSLRRGANPGFHEAIGDVLALSVSTPAHLHKIGLLDQVANDTESDINYLLKMALEKIAFLPFGYLVDQWRWGVFSGRTPASLYNYDWWYLRTKYQGICPPVVRNETHFDAGAKFHVPNVTPYIRYFVSFVLQFQFHEALCKEAGHQGPLHQCDIYQSTQAGAKLRALLQAGSSRPWQEVLKDMVGSDNLDARPLLSYFQPVTQWLEEQNQQNGEVLGWPEYQWRPPMPDNYPEGIDLVSDEAEARKFVEEYDRRSQVVWNEYAEANWNYSTNISTDNSKLLMEKNLQMANHTVKYGTWARKFDVTNLQNATMKRIIKKIQDLERAALPVKELEEYNQILLDMETAYSVASVCHKNGTCLRLEPDLTKLMATSRNYQDLAWAWKSWRDNVGRSILPFFPKYVELTNKAARLNGYQDGGDSWRSMYEMPFLEEELEQLFQELQPLYLNLHAYVRRALHRHYGPEVINLEGPIPAHLLGNMWAQSWSNIYDLVAPFPSAPKMDATEAMIKQGWTPLRMFKEADNFFTSLGLLPMPPEFWNKSMLEKPTDGREVVCHASAWDFFNGKDFRIKQCTSVNMEDLVVAHHEMGHIQYFMQYKDLPVTFREGANPGFHEAIGDVLALSVSTPTHLHKINLLSSGDGGYEEDINFLMKMALDKIAFIPFSFLVDQWRWRVFDGSVTKENYNQEWWSLRLKYQGVCPPLARSQDDFDPGAKFHIPASVPYVRYFVSFIIQFQFHQALCQAAGHQGPLHKCDIYQSKEAGKLLADAMKLGFSQPWPEAMRLITGQSNMSAAAMMTYFKPLLDWLVTENGRHGEKLGWPQYNWTPNSARLEGSFAGSGRVNFLGLNLEEQQARVGQWVLLFLGVALLVATLGLTQRLFSIRHHSFRRPHRGPQFGSEVELRHS; this is encoded by the exons ATGTCACCAGCACCATGGTGCAGAAG gaTCAAGCAGTGCACGCGGGTCACTATGGACCAGCTGTCCACAGTGCACCATGAGATGGGCCACGTGCAGTACTACCTACAGTACAAGGACCAGCACGTCTCCCTGCGCCGAGGCGCCAACCCTGGCTTCCATGAGGCCATCGGGGATGTGCTGGCCCTCTCCGTCTCTACTCCTGCACACCTGCACAAGATCGGCCTGCTGGACCAGGTCGCCAACGACACAG AGAGCGACATCAACTACTTGTTAAAGATGGCACTGGAAAAAATTGCCTTCCTGCCCTTTGGCTACTTGGTGGACCAGTGGCGTTGGGGGGTCTTTAGTGGGCGAACCCCCGCTTCCCTCTACAACTATGACTGGTGGTATCTTCG AACCAAGTATCAGGGGATCTGTCCTCCGGTTGTCCGAAACGAAACCCACTTTGATGCTGGAGCCAAGTTTCACGTCCCAAATGTGACCCCATATATCAG GTACTTCGTGAGCTTTGTCCTGCAGTTCCAGTTCCACGAAGCGCTGTGCAAGGAAGCGGGCCACCAAGGCCCCCTGCACCAGTGTGACATCTACCAGTCCACCCAGGCGGGGGCCAAGCTCCG GGCGCTGCTGCAGGCAGGCTCCTCACGGCCCTGGCAGGAGGTGCTGAAGGACATGGTCGGCTCAGACAACCTGGACGCTAGGCCGCTGCTCAGCTACTTCCAGCCGGTCACACAGTGGCTCGAGGAGCAGAACCAGCAGAACGGCGAGGTCCTGGGCTGGCCGGAGTATCAGTGGCGCCCGCCGATGCCCGACAATTACCCAGAGGGCATTG ACCTGGTGTCCGACGAGGCCGAGGCCCGCAAGTTTGTGGAGGAATATGACCGGAGATCCCAGGTGGTGTGGAACGAGTATGCCGAGGCCAACTGGAACTACAGCACCAACATCAGCACAGACAACAGCAAGTTGCTG ATGGAGAAGAACTTACAGATGGCAAACCACACCGTCAAGTACGGCACCTGGGCCAGGAAGTTCGACGTGACCAACTTGCAGAATGCCACCATGAAGCGGATAATAAAGAAGATTCAGGATCTAGAGCGGGCGGCACTGCCCGTCAAGGAGCTGGAAGAG TACAACCAGATCCTGCTGGACATGGAGACCGCTTACAGCGTGGCCTCCGTGTGCCACAAAAACGGCACCTGCCTGCGACTCGAGCCTG ATCTAACCAAGCTGATGGCCACATCCCGGAATTATCAGGACCTGGCCTGGGCGTGGAAGAGCTGGCGTGACAATGTGGGGCGGTccatccttcccttcttccccaaATACGTGGAGCTCACCAACAAGGCCGCCAGGCTCAATG gcTACCAGGATGGCGGGGACTCCTGGAGGTCCATGTACGAGATGCCCTTCCTAGAGGAGGAGCTGGAGCAGCTGTTCCAGGAGCTGCAGCCGCTCTACCTGAACCTGCACGCCTACGTGCGCCGGGCCCTGCACCGCCACTACGGGCCCGAGGTCATCAACCTGGAGGGCCCCATCCCAGCCCACCTGCTCG GGAACATGTGGGCACAGAGCTGGTCCAACATCTATGACTTGGTGGCACCCTTCCCTTCAGCCCCCAAGATGGATGCCACGGAGGCCATGATAAAGCAG GGCTGGACACCCCTAAGGATGTTTAAGGAAGCAGACAATTTCTTCACCTCCCTCGGGCTGCTGCCCATGCCCCCCGAGTTCTGGAACAAGTCGATGCTGGAGAAGCCGACCGATGGGCGGGAAGTGGTGTGCCACGCCTCCGCCTGGGACTTCTTCAACGGCAAGGACTTCAG GATCAAGCAGTGCACCTCGGTGAACATGGAGGACCTGGTGGTGGCCCACCACGAAATGGGCCACATTCAGTACTTCATGCAGTACAAGGACTTGCCCGTGACCTTCCGGGAGGGAGCCAACCCTGGCTTTCACGAGGCCATTGGGGACGTGCTGGCCCTCTCTGTGTCTACCCCCACGCACCTGCACAAGATCAACCTGCTGAGCAGCGGGGACGGCGGCTACG AGGAGGACATCAACTTTCTGATGAAGATGGCACTTGACAAGATCGCCTTCATCCCCTTCAGCTTCCTCGTCGACCAGTGGCGCTGGAGGGTGTTCGACGGAAGTGTCACCAAGGAGAACTACAACCAGGAGTGGTGGAGCCTCAG GCTGAAGTACCAGGGGGTCTGTCCCCCACTGGCCAGATCTCAAGATGACTTTGACCCAGGGGCCAAGTTCCACATTCCTGCAAGTGTGCCTTATGTCAG GTACTTCGTCAGCTTCATCATCCAGTTCCAGTTCCACCAGGCGCTGTGTCAGGCGGCAGgccaccagggccccctgcacAAGTGTGACATCTACCAGTCCAAGGAGGCCGGGAAGCTCCTGGC GGATGCCATGAAGCTGGGCTTCAGTCAGCCGTGGCCCGAAGCCATGCGGCTGATCACGGGCCAGTCCAACATGTCTGCTGCCGCCATGATGACCTACTTCAAGCCGCTGCTGGACTGGCTCGTGACGGAGAACGGGCGGCACGGGGAGAAGCTGGGCTGGCCTCAGTACAACTGGACGCCAAACTCGG CTCGCCTGGAAGGCTCATTCGCGGGCTCTGGCCGCGTCAACTTCCTGGGCCTGAACCTGGAGGAGCAGCAGGCCCGCGTGGGCCAGTGGGTGCTGCTCTTCCTGGGCGTCGCCCTGCTGGTGGCCACGCTGGGCCTCACCCAGCGGCTCTTCAGCATCCGCCACCACAGCTTCCGCCGGCCCCACCGCGGGCCCCAGTTCGGCTCCGAGGTGGAGCTGAGACACTCCTGA
- the LOC110140476 gene encoding angiotensin-converting enzyme isoform X2: MGHGWAAPGLPRLLLFLLLCCGRPLLVPGEGTTGQGTTSQVTVNQETTSQATSSSQTTIRHSTTHPSTTSSPKKAQSPNLVSDEAEARKFVEEYDRRSQVVWNEYAEANWNYSTNISTDNSKLLMEKNLQMANHTVKYGTWARKFDVTNLQNATMKRIIKKIQDLERAALPVKELEEYNQILLDMETAYSVASVCHKNGTCLRLEPDLTKLMATSRNYQDLAWAWKSWRDNVGRSILPFFPKYVELTNKAARLNGYQDGGDSWRSMYEMPFLEEELEQLFQELQPLYLNLHAYVRRALHRHYGPEVINLEGPIPAHLLGNMWAQSWSNIYDLVAPFPSAPKMDATEAMIKQGWTPLRMFKEADNFFTSLGLLPMPPEFWNKSMLEKPTDGREVVCHASAWDFFNGKDFRIKQCTSVNMEDLVVAHHEMGHIQYFMQYKDLPVTFREGANPGFHEAIGDVLALSVSTPTHLHKINLLSSGDGGYEEDINFLMKMALDKIAFIPFSFLVDQWRWRVFDGSVTKENYNQEWWSLRLKYQGVCPPLARSQDDFDPGAKFHIPASVPYVRYFVSFIIQFQFHQALCQAAGHQGPLHKCDIYQSKEAGKLLADAMKLGFSQPWPEAMRLITGQSNMSAAAMMTYFKPLLDWLVTENGRHGEKLGWPQYNWTPNSARLEGSFAGSGRVNFLGLNLEEQQARVGQWVLLFLGVALLVATLGLTQRLFSIRHHSFRRPHRGPQFGSEVELRHS; the protein is encoded by the exons ATGGGCCATGGTTGGGCTGCTCCAGGACTGCCTCGtctgctcctcttcctcctgctctgctGTGGGCGCCCCCTGCTGGTCCCCGGTGAGGGGACCACCGGCCAGGGGACCACCAGCCAGGTGACAGTCAACCAGGAAACAACCAGCCAGGCAACAAGCAGCAGTCAGACAACCATCCGCCACTCAACCACCCACCCCTCAACAACCAGCAGCCCGAAGAAAGCCCAGAGCCCAA ACCTGGTGTCCGACGAGGCCGAGGCCCGCAAGTTTGTGGAGGAATATGACCGGAGATCCCAGGTGGTGTGGAACGAGTATGCCGAGGCCAACTGGAACTACAGCACCAACATCAGCACAGACAACAGCAAGTTGCTG ATGGAGAAGAACTTACAGATGGCAAACCACACCGTCAAGTACGGCACCTGGGCCAGGAAGTTCGACGTGACCAACTTGCAGAATGCCACCATGAAGCGGATAATAAAGAAGATTCAGGATCTAGAGCGGGCGGCACTGCCCGTCAAGGAGCTGGAAGAG TACAACCAGATCCTGCTGGACATGGAGACCGCTTACAGCGTGGCCTCCGTGTGCCACAAAAACGGCACCTGCCTGCGACTCGAGCCTG ATCTAACCAAGCTGATGGCCACATCCCGGAATTATCAGGACCTGGCCTGGGCGTGGAAGAGCTGGCGTGACAATGTGGGGCGGTccatccttcccttcttccccaaATACGTGGAGCTCACCAACAAGGCCGCCAGGCTCAATG gcTACCAGGATGGCGGGGACTCCTGGAGGTCCATGTACGAGATGCCCTTCCTAGAGGAGGAGCTGGAGCAGCTGTTCCAGGAGCTGCAGCCGCTCTACCTGAACCTGCACGCCTACGTGCGCCGGGCCCTGCACCGCCACTACGGGCCCGAGGTCATCAACCTGGAGGGCCCCATCCCAGCCCACCTGCTCG GGAACATGTGGGCACAGAGCTGGTCCAACATCTATGACTTGGTGGCACCCTTCCCTTCAGCCCCCAAGATGGATGCCACGGAGGCCATGATAAAGCAG GGCTGGACACCCCTAAGGATGTTTAAGGAAGCAGACAATTTCTTCACCTCCCTCGGGCTGCTGCCCATGCCCCCCGAGTTCTGGAACAAGTCGATGCTGGAGAAGCCGACCGATGGGCGGGAAGTGGTGTGCCACGCCTCCGCCTGGGACTTCTTCAACGGCAAGGACTTCAG GATCAAGCAGTGCACCTCGGTGAACATGGAGGACCTGGTGGTGGCCCACCACGAAATGGGCCACATTCAGTACTTCATGCAGTACAAGGACTTGCCCGTGACCTTCCGGGAGGGAGCCAACCCTGGCTTTCACGAGGCCATTGGGGACGTGCTGGCCCTCTCTGTGTCTACCCCCACGCACCTGCACAAGATCAACCTGCTGAGCAGCGGGGACGGCGGCTACG AGGAGGACATCAACTTTCTGATGAAGATGGCACTTGACAAGATCGCCTTCATCCCCTTCAGCTTCCTCGTCGACCAGTGGCGCTGGAGGGTGTTCGACGGAAGTGTCACCAAGGAGAACTACAACCAGGAGTGGTGGAGCCTCAG GCTGAAGTACCAGGGGGTCTGTCCCCCACTGGCCAGATCTCAAGATGACTTTGACCCAGGGGCCAAGTTCCACATTCCTGCAAGTGTGCCTTATGTCAG GTACTTCGTCAGCTTCATCATCCAGTTCCAGTTCCACCAGGCGCTGTGTCAGGCGGCAGgccaccagggccccctgcacAAGTGTGACATCTACCAGTCCAAGGAGGCCGGGAAGCTCCTGGC GGATGCCATGAAGCTGGGCTTCAGTCAGCCGTGGCCCGAAGCCATGCGGCTGATCACGGGCCAGTCCAACATGTCTGCTGCCGCCATGATGACCTACTTCAAGCCGCTGCTGGACTGGCTCGTGACGGAGAACGGGCGGCACGGGGAGAAGCTGGGCTGGCCTCAGTACAACTGGACGCCAAACTCGG CTCGCCTGGAAGGCTCATTCGCGGGCTCTGGCCGCGTCAACTTCCTGGGCCTGAACCTGGAGGAGCAGCAGGCCCGCGTGGGCCAGTGGGTGCTGCTCTTCCTGGGCGTCGCCCTGCTGGTGGCCACGCTGGGCCTCACCCAGCGGCTCTTCAGCATCCGCCACCACAGCTTCCGCCGGCCCCACCGCGGGCCCCAGTTCGGCTCCGAGGTGGAGCTGAGACACTCCTGA